From a region of the Archocentrus centrarchus isolate MPI-CPG fArcCen1 chromosome 18, fArcCen1, whole genome shotgun sequence genome:
- the LOC115797370 gene encoding L-amino-acid oxidase-like — MEPQINKWTFFAISVLLLTLYSTTAAANLKEELANCLEDKDYEELLLTVQTGLPHIHKSHHVVIVGAGIAGLTAAKLLEDAGHRVTIIEASHRVGGRVETYRDQNDGWYAELGAMRIPDSHKIVRWFIKKMGLKLNQFRMYDSNTYYLVHGLRKRTYAVTANPDILKYKLPESERGVSAEQLLQKALQKVKDEVKAHGCRAAFKKYDHYSVKEYLIQEGGLSEEAVIMIGELLNEQSLMHLALTEMLYIESDVNDNTTYDEITGGTDLLTTAFLSVLEGPILLSSTVKRIRQSHKGVTVSYQSSDESFLTDIHADVVLVTTTAKAALFLDFKPPLSMQKMHALRAVHYESSTKVLLTFKRKFWEDDGIHGGKSITDGPSRYIYYPSHSFPKNKTIGVLLASYTWADDSQFLQAATDEALKELTLRDLAQIHGELVWDLCTGVVVKRWGIDPYSLGAFALFTPYQHIEYSKELFRSEGRIHFAGEHTAFPHAWIETSMKSAIRAARNINKAAHKDSAGNQHHHEL; from the exons ATGGAGCCACAAATAAACAAGTGGACATTTT ttgccatcagtgtgctgctgctcactctGTACTCcaccactgctgcagccaaTCTGAAGGAAGAGTTGGCTAATTGTCTGGAGGACAAAGACTacgaggagctgctgctgacagtacAGACTGGCCTTCCTCACATCCATAAGTCTCATCACGTTGTAATTGTTGGAGCTGGAATAGCTGGACTGACAGCTGCCAAGCTACTGGAAGATGCAGGACACAGG GTCACCATTATAGAGGCTAGTCATCGTGTGGGAGGACGGGTGGAGACCTACAGGGATCAAAACGATGGTTGGTATGCTGAACTGGGTGCAATGAGGATACCGGACAGTCACAA AATCGTTCGCTGGTTTATCAAAAAAATGGGACTCAAGCTGAACCAGTTCAGAATGTACGACTCCAACACCTATTACCTGGTTCATGGACTGCGGAAGAGGACGTACGCAGTGACAGCAAACCCAGACATCTTGAAATATAAACTACCGGAAAGTGAGAGGGGGGTGTCAgctgagcagctgctgcagaaggCTTTGCAGAAG GTGAAAGATGAAGTTAAGGCCCATGGATGTAGAGCTGCATTCAAGAAATATGACCATTATTCAGTGAAG GAATATCTGATACAGGAAGGCGGCCTAAGTGAAGAGGCAGTGATTATGATTGGAGAACTGCTCAATGAACAGAGCCTTATGCATCTGGCTCTGACTGAGATGCTCTACATCGAGAGTGACGTCAATGACAACACTAC gtATGATGAAATAACTGGTGGGACAGATCTCCTCACCACGGCTTTTCTCTCAGTTCTTGAAGGCCCCATCCTCCTCAGCTCCACAGTCAAACGCATTAGACAATCGCACAAGGGTGTAACTGTGTCATATCAGAGCAGTGATGAGTCCTTTTTAACAGATATTCATGCTGATGTCGTCCTGGTAACAACCACAGCCAAAGCGGCGCTCTTCCTGGATTTCAAACCACCTCTCTCCATGCAAAAAATGCACGCCTTGAGGGCTGTCCACTATGAAAGCTCCACTAAAGTCCTCCTCACCTTCAAGAGGAAGTTCTGGGAGGATGACGGCATCCACGGTGGAAAGAGCATCACAGACGGGCCCTCTCGTTACATCTACTACCCCAGCCACAGTTTCCCAAAAAATAAGACCATCGGCGTCCTCCTGGCTTCATACACTTGGGCCGACGACTCCCAATTCCTCCAAGCTGCAACTGACGAAGCCCTCAAAGAGCTGACTCTGAGAGATCTGGCGCAGATTCATGGTGAGCTAGTATGGGACCTCTGTACTGGCGTGGTGGTAAAAAGGTGGGGCATTGATCCATACAGCCTAGGTGCCTTTGCTCTCTTCACACCCTACCAACACATAGAGTACTCAAAGGAGCTCTTCAGAAGTGAAGGCAGGATCCACTTTGCCGGGGAACACACAGCTTTCCCTCACGCTTGGATCGAAACATCTATGAAATCAGCCATCAGAGCGGCTAGAAACATTAACAAAGCTGCACACAAAGACTCGGCAGGAAATCAGCATCACCATGAGCTCTGA